One window from the genome of Rufibacter tibetensis encodes:
- the rpmA gene encoding 50S ribosomal protein L27 yields MAHKKGVGSSNNGRESHSKRLGVKIFGGQTIIAGNIIVRQRGTAHHPGANVGIGKDHTLFALTDGIVQFKKGVKNRSFVSVLPLDVDAAQVTTTPSEEVTA; encoded by the coding sequence ATGGCTCACAAAAAAGGTGTCGGTAGTTCTAACAACGGCCGCGAATCACATTCCAAGCGCTTAGGCGTGAAAATTTTTGGTGGTCAAACCATCATCGCTGGTAACATCATTGTACGTCAGCGCGGTACTGCGCACCACCCAGGTGCAAACGTAGGTATCGGTAAAGACCACACCCTGTTTGCTTTGACAGACGGTATCGTACAGTTTAAAAAAGGCGTGAAAAACCGTTCTTTCGTATCTGTTCTTCCTTTAGATGTAGACGCCGCTCAGGTTACTACTACTCCTTCTGAAGAAGTTACTGCCTAA
- a CDS encoding SGNH/GDSL hydrolase family protein: MRYSIFFRVPSFLVLLLCLASCATQKSASVAPQDAHVAYMGRVGKPSPEAAELYWSGTSVKLNFEGTSVKARLKDSTGKSYYNVIIDGDSISILQPDTEAKLYTLASGLKPGKHTVELFKRTEWDKGTTTFYGFELENGGKTLPAAAPKTRKIEFYGNSITAGYAAEDYSGKDNPAGTNTNNYVSYAALTTRFFDADYTCICKSGIGITVSWEPLIMPEIYNRLNPSDSTSKWDFSQKQPDIVVINLFQNDSWIVEQPQNAQFKRRFGTTKPSEEFLITAYQNFVKNIRSKYPNAHIIAMLGNMDITRAGSPWPGYVEKAVAGLQDQKVYNLFAPYKDTPGHPRVEEQQAMANQLIKFIQEKLNW; encoded by the coding sequence ATGCGTTACAGCATCTTCTTTCGCGTTCCCTCATTTCTAGTACTTCTGCTTTGCCTTGCCAGCTGCGCCACCCAAAAAAGCGCTTCTGTAGCGCCGCAAGATGCTCATGTGGCCTACATGGGCCGGGTAGGAAAACCTTCGCCGGAAGCGGCAGAACTGTATTGGTCAGGCACCTCGGTGAAGCTGAATTTTGAGGGCACTTCGGTAAAAGCGCGTTTAAAAGACAGCACTGGAAAGAGCTACTACAACGTGATCATCGACGGCGACAGCATTTCTATCCTGCAGCCTGACACCGAAGCAAAACTCTACACCCTCGCCTCTGGGCTGAAACCAGGTAAACATACCGTAGAACTGTTCAAGCGCACCGAGTGGGACAAAGGCACCACCACGTTTTATGGCTTTGAACTGGAAAACGGCGGAAAAACGCTACCGGCCGCAGCACCTAAAACCCGCAAAATTGAGTTCTACGGCAACTCCATCACGGCTGGCTACGCCGCCGAGGATTACTCAGGCAAAGATAACCCGGCAGGCACCAACACGAACAACTACGTGAGCTACGCCGCCCTCACCACCCGCTTCTTTGACGCCGATTATACCTGTATCTGCAAAAGCGGAATAGGCATTACGGTGAGCTGGGAACCTCTGATTATGCCTGAGATCTATAACCGGCTGAATCCGTCAGACTCCACCAGCAAATGGGACTTCTCCCAAAAACAGCCCGACATTGTGGTGATCAACCTTTTCCAAAACGATTCCTGGATTGTGGAGCAACCCCAGAATGCCCAGTTCAAGCGCCGGTTCGGGACTACGAAACCTTCTGAGGAGTTCCTGATCACGGCCTATCAGAACTTCGTAAAAAACATCAGAAGCAAATACCCCAACGCCCACATCATTGCTATGCTGGGCAACATGGACATCACCCGCGCGGGCTCTCCATGGCCGGGCTACGTGGAGAAAGCCGTGGCCGGACTGCAGGACCAGAAGGTGTACAACTTGTTTGCACCTTACAAAGACACGCCGGGTCACCCGCGGGTAGAAGAGCAGCAAGCCATGGCCAACCAGCTCATCAAGTTCATTCAAGAGAAATTGAATTGGTAA
- a CDS encoding 2'-5' RNA ligase family protein, giving the protein MDLRAHYTQFWQNAEAQFLKGNYEFDALLDSPTDTRRGITLLARPRGEVLENIQCFLQEMVTLEPEQYYYPTSDVHLTILSIISCYPGFSEADIQLQPYIELVKEALASIQPFRVMFKGITASPSCVLLQGFPYSDDLHQLRGNLRTAFRDCRLQQSIDQRYAISTAHSTVIRFREPLQRPDKFLQKLREYRAHDFGTAVIDQVELVSNDWYQRQENTRLLATFPLT; this is encoded by the coding sequence ATGGATTTAAGAGCCCATTATACCCAGTTCTGGCAAAACGCCGAGGCGCAATTTCTGAAAGGAAACTACGAGTTTGACGCCCTGCTTGATTCTCCCACAGATACCAGAAGAGGCATAACGCTACTGGCCCGTCCGCGAGGAGAAGTACTGGAGAACATTCAGTGCTTTTTGCAGGAAATGGTTACACTAGAACCCGAACAATACTACTACCCCACCTCAGATGTGCACCTCACCATATTGAGCATCATCTCGTGTTATCCGGGGTTTTCCGAGGCTGACATCCAGCTTCAGCCTTATATTGAATTGGTGAAAGAGGCTTTAGCCTCCATTCAGCCGTTCAGGGTGATGTTCAAGGGTATTACAGCCTCGCCTTCCTGCGTGCTCCTACAAGGATTTCCGTATAGTGATGACCTTCACCAGCTACGGGGAAACTTGCGGACAGCCTTCCGGGATTGCAGACTGCAGCAATCCATTGACCAGCGGTATGCCATCTCTACGGCCCACAGCACCGTCATCCGGTTCAGGGAACCCCTGCAGAGGCCAGATAAATTTCTGCAAAAGCTACGAGAGTACCGGGCGCATGACTTTGGGACGGCTGTCATAGACCAAGTAGAGTTAGTAAGCAATGACTGGTACCAGCGTCAGGAAAACACCCGGTTGTTGGCCACTTTCCCGCTGACCTAA
- a CDS encoding DUF421 domain-containing protein — protein sequence MEILETALGIGLKDLNWWQMSARAIIVFFVSLMYVRLANKRIFGRHSAFDIVLGVMYGSVMSRAITGNSPFVPTLIAGLVLILLHRFLATLAFRTGDEVSTMIKGKTVTLIKDGEFLKDVMRAHNVTENDIFESMRAQGSPEDISKVSTACLERSGSISVVMKDDK from the coding sequence ATGGAAATTCTTGAAACAGCATTGGGCATTGGGTTGAAGGATCTGAACTGGTGGCAAATGTCTGCCCGGGCAATCATAGTCTTTTTTGTTTCTTTGATGTATGTGCGGTTGGCCAATAAACGCATCTTTGGCCGGCACAGCGCCTTTGATATTGTGCTGGGGGTCATGTACGGCTCTGTCATGAGCAGGGCCATTACGGGTAATTCACCTTTCGTGCCTACGTTGATAGCGGGGCTGGTGCTTATCTTGCTGCACCGCTTCCTGGCAACGCTTGCGTTCAGAACCGGAGACGAAGTCAGTACCATGATCAAGGGAAAGACAGTGACCCTGATAAAAGACGGAGAGTTTCTGAAAGATGTCATGCGAGCGCATAACGTGACAGAGAATGATATTTTTGAGTCTATGCGTGCTCAAGGAAGCCCCGAAGACATCTCCAAAGTATCAACAGCGTGTTTAGAGCGCAGCGGAAGTATTAGCGTAGTCATGAAGGATGACAAGTAA
- the rplU gene encoding 50S ribosomal protein L21, protein MYAIVEIAGIQTKVESGKFFYTNKLSGNEGDAVEFANVLLTDDNGNLTVGAPFVDGVKVTGTIQGHAKGDKVIVFKKKRRKGYKKKNGHRQQYTKVLINTIG, encoded by the coding sequence ATGTACGCAATTGTAGAAATCGCTGGTATCCAGACGAAAGTAGAGAGCGGTAAGTTCTTCTACACTAACAAGCTTTCCGGCAATGAGGGTGACGCCGTAGAGTTCGCCAATGTTCTTTTAACTGATGACAACGGAAATTTAACCGTAGGTGCTCCTTTTGTAGACGGAGTAAAAGTAACTGGAACCATCCAGGGACACGCCAAAGGTGACAAAGTGATCGTTTTCAAGAAGAAGAGAAGAAAAGGCTACAAGAAGAAAAACGGTCACCGCCAACAGTACACCAAAGTGTTGATCAACACCATTGGTTAA
- a CDS encoding STAS/SEC14 domain-containing protein: protein MPIQLPFVYYQSHAFTIQYDEARSLGMAIWRGKFSKSDLQEAFLILIHVIDKYRLTRWLADDRKMKSMSEEERNWVFENVVPALLSGPLRRMAILPSEDAKQVEDIDHLVERAGDLGDFALRNFGSEEEALEWLMQE from the coding sequence ATGCCTATACAGCTGCCTTTTGTCTATTACCAAAGCCACGCCTTCACCATTCAATATGATGAAGCACGTTCTTTAGGCATGGCTATCTGGAGGGGGAAATTTTCCAAATCAGATCTACAGGAGGCTTTTCTGATTCTTATTCACGTCATTGACAAATACCGCCTCACCAGGTGGCTAGCCGATGACCGTAAAATGAAATCCATGTCTGAGGAGGAAAGAAACTGGGTCTTTGAGAACGTGGTTCCCGCACTCCTGTCAGGTCCGTTGCGTCGAATGGCAATCCTTCCTTCAGAAGATGCAAAACAAGTAGAAGACATTGACCATCTTGTAGAGCGCGCCGGCGACTTAGGAGATTTCGCGCTCAGGAACTTCGGTAGTGAAGAGGAAGCGCTGGAGTGGCTTATGCAAGAATAA
- a CDS encoding SIMPL domain-containing protein, with amino-acid sequence MKSIFLVLPLFLLFSFSAICQIDKRNPTIDVIGSAKITVKPDVGVLIIRLKENNLNFSEAIAGLNKKTKDLTSQIASIGFKEEDIKTTDFKIEEYTVYIKEQNIDSGYVATQSITVDFKNSKETITRILNTFAKSNTDFTLNFNFKLSDELRTKVQDELIKLSVESSKHKANLIASSTGVRLGKIIDIGYGNNYYGGMQELEDKATSAVMAGANAIGEAMIGFTPNDLEFIDHVTITWSIK; translated from the coding sequence ATGAAAAGTATCTTTCTTGTCTTGCCTCTGTTTTTACTTTTTTCTTTTTCTGCAATTTGTCAGATAGATAAAAGAAACCCTACCATTGACGTGATTGGTAGCGCTAAAATTACGGTAAAACCAGATGTAGGCGTTTTGATTATTAGATTAAAAGAGAACAACCTGAATTTTAGTGAGGCAATTGCTGGCTTGAACAAGAAAACAAAAGATCTTACAAGTCAGATAGCCTCCATCGGCTTCAAAGAAGAGGATATTAAGACCACAGACTTTAAAATTGAGGAATATACCGTTTATATAAAGGAGCAAAACATAGACAGTGGGTATGTGGCTACGCAAAGCATCACCGTTGACTTTAAAAACAGCAAGGAAACCATCACCAGAATCCTGAACACATTTGCCAAAAGCAACACTGATTTCACCTTGAATTTTAATTTCAAGTTATCTGATGAATTAAGAACAAAGGTGCAGGATGAACTGATAAAACTCTCTGTTGAAAGTTCGAAGCACAAAGCGAACTTAATAGCCTCCTCCACAGGTGTGCGCTTAGGCAAAATTATTGACATCGGGTACGGGAACAACTACTATGGCGGCATGCAGGAATTGGAAGACAAGGCGACGAGTGCAGTTATGGCGGGTGCAAATGCTATAGGAGAAGCCATGATTGGGTTTACACCCAATGATTTAGAATTCATTGATCACGTGACGATCACTTGGTCAATAAAATAA
- a CDS encoding ribonucleoside-diphosphate reductase subunit alpha, producing the protein MLVVKRDGRRESVKFDKITARIEKLCYGLNMSFVSPIEVAKKVIDGIYDGVTTVELDNLAAETSASLTTKHPDYAILAARIAISSLHKVTQKSFFNTMKQLYTYEDPKTGENASLIAKDVFEIIKKHAAVLDSSIIYDRDYNYDYFGYKTLERSYLLRLHGKVVERPQHMLMRVAVGIHKEDIDSAIETYNLMSEKWFTHATPTLFNAGTPKPQLSSCFLLTMKEDSIPGIYDTLKNCALISQSAGGIGLAAHNIRATGSYIKGTNGTSNGLVPMLKVFNDTARYVDQGGGKRKGAFAIYLEPWHADIFEFLDLRKNHGKEEMRTRDLFLALWTPDLFMKRVEANGDWSLMCPNECPGLSDTWGKDFERLYEKYEREGKARKTIKAQELWFAILEAQTETGTPYMLFKDHANGKSNQQNLGTIKSSNLCTEIIEYTDADEIAVCNLASLALPRYIKEEKGVKTFDHQRLYDVTYTVTKNLNKVIDINYYPVPEAKKSNMRHRPIGLGVQGLADAFLQLRMPFESEDAARLNKEIFETIYFAAMTASKDLAKKLGPYETFEGSPISRGIFQFDMWGVTPDSGRWDWEALRQEVVEHGVRNSLLVAPMPTASTSQILGNNEGFEPYTSNIYVRRVLSGEFMVVNKHLLNDLIGLGLWNDQMKNAIIAANGSVQGITNIPQHIKDLYKTVWEISQRTIIDMSADRGAYICQSQSLNLHVSNVNFGKLTSMHFHSWKKGLKTGMYYLRTKAAADAIKFTVEKQAAETLAPMYSNVEQNQSDMACSLDNPDACEACGS; encoded by the coding sequence ATGTTAGTTGTAAAAAGAGACGGCCGCAGGGAATCGGTCAAGTTTGATAAAATCACGGCCCGCATAGAGAAACTGTGCTATGGCCTGAACATGTCGTTTGTTAGCCCTATTGAGGTGGCCAAGAAGGTAATTGACGGTATTTACGATGGCGTGACCACCGTAGAGCTGGATAACCTGGCGGCAGAAACCTCGGCTTCCTTAACGACAAAGCACCCCGACTACGCCATTCTGGCGGCGCGTATAGCTATCTCCAGCTTGCACAAGGTGACGCAGAAGTCGTTCTTCAACACCATGAAGCAGTTGTACACCTATGAAGACCCCAAAACAGGTGAAAATGCTTCTTTGATTGCGAAGGATGTCTTTGAAATCATTAAGAAACACGCGGCCGTGCTGGACTCCAGCATTATTTATGACCGTGACTACAACTATGACTACTTCGGGTACAAAACCCTTGAGCGTTCTTATCTGCTGCGCCTGCATGGCAAAGTAGTGGAGCGTCCGCAGCACATGCTCATGCGGGTGGCCGTGGGTATTCACAAAGAAGACATAGACTCTGCCATTGAGACCTACAACCTCATGTCTGAGAAGTGGTTCACGCACGCTACGCCAACTCTTTTTAACGCGGGCACTCCTAAACCGCAGCTGTCTTCCTGCTTCCTGCTCACCATGAAAGAGGATAGCATTCCGGGTATCTATGATACTTTGAAGAACTGTGCGTTGATCTCGCAGAGCGCGGGTGGTATTGGCCTGGCGGCGCACAACATCAGAGCTACTGGTTCTTACATCAAAGGCACCAACGGTACGTCCAACGGCTTAGTGCCGATGTTGAAAGTGTTTAACGACACGGCTCGGTACGTGGACCAAGGTGGTGGAAAGCGTAAAGGCGCCTTCGCTATTTACCTGGAGCCTTGGCACGCCGATATTTTCGAATTCCTGGATCTGCGCAAGAACCACGGGAAAGAAGAAATGCGGACCCGCGACTTGTTCCTGGCTCTCTGGACCCCAGACTTGTTCATGAAGCGCGTAGAAGCCAACGGTGACTGGAGCCTGATGTGCCCGAACGAATGCCCAGGCCTTTCTGACACCTGGGGCAAAGACTTTGAGCGTTTGTATGAGAAATACGAGCGCGAAGGCAAAGCCCGCAAAACTATCAAAGCACAGGAATTGTGGTTCGCGATCTTAGAAGCGCAGACTGAGACCGGTACACCGTATATGCTGTTCAAGGACCACGCCAACGGCAAGTCTAACCAGCAGAACCTGGGTACCATCAAGAGCTCTAACTTGTGCACCGAGATCATTGAGTACACCGATGCCGACGAGATTGCCGTGTGTAACCTGGCGTCTCTGGCGTTGCCACGCTATATTAAAGAAGAGAAAGGCGTTAAGACCTTTGACCACCAGCGTTTGTATGATGTCACCTATACGGTAACCAAGAACCTGAACAAGGTAATTGACATCAACTATTACCCGGTACCGGAAGCGAAGAAGTCCAACATGCGTCACCGCCCTATAGGGTTGGGGGTACAGGGCTTAGCCGATGCGTTCCTGCAACTGCGCATGCCGTTTGAAAGCGAAGACGCAGCCCGCCTGAACAAAGAGATTTTCGAGACTATTTACTTTGCGGCCATGACGGCTTCTAAGGATCTGGCAAAGAAATTAGGCCCTTACGAAACGTTTGAAGGTTCCCCTATCAGCCGTGGTATCTTCCAGTTTGACATGTGGGGTGTAACGCCAGACAGCGGTCGTTGGGACTGGGAAGCACTTCGTCAGGAAGTAGTAGAGCACGGCGTACGCAACTCTTTGTTGGTAGCGCCTATGCCAACTGCTTCTACCTCGCAGATCCTGGGGAACAATGAAGGGTTTGAGCCTTACACCTCTAACATCTACGTACGCCGCGTGTTGAGCGGGGAGTTCATGGTGGTGAACAAGCACTTGCTGAACGACCTGATTGGGTTAGGTTTGTGGAATGACCAAATGAAGAATGCCATCATCGCCGCCAACGGATCGGTGCAGGGCATCACCAACATTCCGCAGCACATCAAAGACCTGTACAAAACAGTATGGGAAATCAGTCAGCGAACCATCATTGACATGTCTGCCGACCGTGGAGCCTACATCTGCCAGAGCCAAAGCCTGAACCTGCACGTGTCTAACGTGAACTTCGGGAAGTTGACGTCTATGCACTTCCATAGCTGGAAGAAAGGCTTAAAAACCGGGATGTACTACCTGCGTACGAAAGCCGCCGCCGATGCCATCAAGTTCACAGTGGAGAAACAAGCCGCTGAAACCCTGGCCCCGATGTACAGCAACGTAGAGCAGAACCAAAGCGACATGGCCTGCTCTCTGGATAATCCAGATGCTTGCGAGGCTTGCGGTAGCTAA
- a CDS encoding MBL fold metallo-hydrolase encodes MKKFMYILLSLIASPTLGGMLFMAFAPQFGAAAHGQSLERIQKSKNYRDGKFQNLSHTPMMDESSFMDKVKIFAKFIGGTEGSTPLQELPMVSLKKEELAGIPAVGVKITWFGHSAVLLEVNGKRIFADPMLGQRASPVSFIGSKRFSEKLPIAIEDLPPLDLVLLSHDHYDHLDRGTILKLKDKTRHFIIPLGVGAHLQRWGVNESKITELDWWETTNYEGLFLAATPARHFSGRGLRDRDKTLWCSWVLKSGEQSIYFGGDSGYDTHFKEIGEKYGPFDLTMLECGQYNESWKYIHMMPEQTAQAHLDLKGKVLMPTHWGAFSLALHPWKEPIERLSKAVQQHNIQMATPLIGQRWNLQTERPHTQWWKGVE; translated from the coding sequence ATGAAGAAGTTTATGTACATCCTGCTCTCGCTCATTGCTTCCCCTACCTTAGGAGGCATGCTTTTCATGGCGTTTGCCCCACAGTTTGGAGCCGCGGCCCACGGACAAAGCCTGGAGCGCATTCAAAAATCTAAGAATTACCGCGACGGCAAATTTCAGAACCTGTCACACACGCCCATGATGGACGAGTCTTCCTTTATGGACAAGGTGAAAATTTTTGCCAAGTTCATTGGCGGTACTGAAGGTTCTACGCCTCTGCAAGAGTTACCCATGGTTTCTTTGAAAAAGGAAGAACTTGCCGGCATTCCCGCAGTAGGAGTAAAGATCACGTGGTTCGGGCATTCAGCGGTGTTGCTGGAAGTAAACGGCAAACGCATTTTCGCAGATCCTATGCTGGGCCAGCGCGCCTCACCGGTTTCATTTATCGGGAGCAAGCGGTTTAGTGAGAAATTACCTATTGCTATAGAAGACCTGCCGCCGCTGGACCTGGTACTCTTATCCCATGACCATTACGACCACCTTGACCGGGGCACCATTCTAAAGCTGAAAGATAAAACCAGACACTTTATTATACCGCTAGGAGTAGGGGCGCATTTACAGCGTTGGGGGGTGAATGAAAGCAAAATCACAGAGCTTGACTGGTGGGAAACCACCAACTACGAAGGACTCTTTCTGGCCGCTACCCCCGCTCGTCACTTCTCCGGCCGGGGATTACGGGACCGTGACAAAACCCTGTGGTGCTCCTGGGTTCTGAAAAGCGGGGAACAATCCATTTACTTCGGGGGCGACTCTGGTTATGACACGCATTTCAAGGAAATAGGTGAGAAATACGGTCCTTTTGACTTGACCATGCTGGAATGCGGCCAGTATAACGAGTCCTGGAAATACATTCACATGATGCCCGAGCAAACTGCCCAAGCTCATTTAGATTTAAAAGGAAAAGTCTTGATGCCTACCCACTGGGGCGCTTTCTCACTGGCCCTGCACCCCTGGAAAGAACCCATTGAGCGCTTGTCAAAGGCAGTACAGCAGCACAACATCCAGATGGCTACGCCACTCATTGGCCAACGCTGGAACCTACAAACGGAACGGCCACATACCCAGTGGTGGAAAGGGGTTGAATAG
- a CDS encoding cyclase family protein, producing the protein MLSSASITLRNRTYQFNPLQPLDISLPLRSGSENVNCFWAEPVQVETITVGDFVGSVAQGGSTNYQRVHLTPHGNGTHTECYGHISPDPTATLDHCLSRFLFVAQLVSVTPQRQDNGDLVVLAKDVLTQLDEADLPEALVLRTLPNSESKRTTQYSGTNPTYIEPALAEYLAQYGVEHLLLDLPSVDREEDGGALLAHHAFWQYPFQTRTQATITELIFVPDAVADGWYLLNLQVTSLVLDASPSKPVLYALQPDGLAPEISFVEAPH; encoded by the coding sequence ATGCTTTCCTCTGCTTCTATTACTTTACGGAATCGTACCTATCAGTTCAATCCGCTACAGCCATTGGATATCTCCCTTCCTCTCAGGTCGGGTTCTGAGAACGTAAATTGCTTTTGGGCCGAGCCGGTGCAGGTAGAGACTATCACCGTAGGCGATTTTGTAGGCAGCGTGGCGCAAGGTGGTTCCACCAATTACCAGCGCGTCCATCTTACGCCCCACGGCAACGGCACCCACACCGAATGCTACGGTCATATCTCGCCTGATCCGACCGCCACGTTAGACCACTGCCTAAGCCGATTCCTGTTTGTGGCGCAACTGGTTTCTGTTACTCCTCAGCGACAGGATAACGGTGATCTAGTGGTGCTAGCGAAAGATGTTTTAACCCAGTTGGATGAAGCCGACCTTCCCGAAGCGTTGGTGTTGCGCACGCTTCCTAATTCTGAAAGCAAACGCACTACCCAGTACTCCGGCACTAATCCTACTTACATTGAGCCTGCTTTAGCGGAATACCTGGCTCAATATGGAGTAGAGCATCTTTTATTGGATTTACCTTCGGTTGATAGGGAGGAAGATGGCGGGGCTTTGTTAGCGCACCATGCGTTTTGGCAGTATCCTTTTCAAACCCGGACTCAGGCTACTATTACAGAATTGATCTTTGTGCCGGATGCGGTGGCGGATGGATGGTATCTGTTGAATTTGCAGGTGACCAGTTTGGTCTTGGATGCTAGTCCTAGCAAACCGGTTTTGTATGCGTTGCAACCTGATGGTTTGGCTCCTGAGATTTCTTTTGTGGAGGCACCGCATTGA
- a CDS encoding ribonucleoside-diphosphate reductase small subunit, with translation MEPLLQENPNRFVLFPIQNDAVWQMYKKAEASFWTAEEIDLTPDLKDWEKLNDGERHFISHVLAFFAASDGIVNENLAINFMQEVQLPEARCFYGFQIMMENIHSETYSLLIDTYIKDPQEKDRLFNALETVDCVKKKGEWALKWINSENFTERLIAFAAVEGIFFSGSFCSIFWMKKRGLMPGLTFSNELISRDEGLHCDFACLLYSMLQNKLPEERVQMIIRDAVSIEQEFVTDALPVDLIGMNAKLMNQYIEFVADRLLVSLGCGKIYNSTNPFDFMELISLQGKTNFFEKRVAEYQKSGVMSDRDSNVFSLDEDF, from the coding sequence ATGGAGCCTTTATTGCAAGAAAACCCGAACCGCTTTGTCCTGTTCCCCATCCAAAACGATGCCGTTTGGCAGATGTATAAGAAAGCAGAGGCTAGCTTTTGGACGGCCGAAGAGATTGACCTGACCCCAGACCTGAAAGATTGGGAGAAGCTAAACGACGGCGAGCGTCACTTCATCTCCCACGTACTGGCGTTCTTCGCGGCTTCAGACGGGATTGTAAACGAGAACCTGGCCATTAACTTCATGCAAGAGGTGCAGCTACCTGAGGCACGTTGTTTCTATGGGTTCCAGATCATGATGGAGAACATCCACTCTGAGACCTATTCTCTTTTGATTGATACCTATATTAAAGATCCGCAGGAAAAAGATCGCTTGTTCAACGCCCTGGAGACCGTTGACTGCGTTAAGAAAAAAGGAGAGTGGGCGTTGAAATGGATCAACTCTGAAAATTTCACGGAGCGTTTGATTGCGTTTGCCGCGGTAGAGGGTATTTTCTTCTCTGGTTCATTCTGCTCTATCTTCTGGATGAAGAAACGCGGTTTGATGCCAGGCTTGACCTTCTCTAATGAGTTGATCTCCCGTGATGAGGGACTGCACTGTGACTTCGCCTGCTTGCTGTACTCTATGCTGCAGAACAAGTTACCTGAGGAGCGCGTACAAATGATCATCCGTGACGCGGTGAGCATTGAGCAGGAATTTGTGACCGATGCGCTGCCCGTTGACCTCATAGGGATGAATGCAAAACTGATGAACCAATACATCGAGTTTGTGGCCGACCGCCTACTGGTATCTTTAGGTTGTGGCAAAATCTACAATTCAACCAATCCATTTGACTTCATGGAGCTGATCTCCCTGCAAGGCAAAACCAACTTCTTTGAGAAACGTGTGGCTGAGTACCAGAAATCGGGCGTGATGAGCGACCGTGATTCCAACGTGTTCTCTCTGGACGAGGACTTTTAA
- a CDS encoding pentapeptide repeat-containing protein yields MQETLHQNKTFDQLNYTGKGVAGREFEDCTFTNCDFSSTNLSNNSFSDCRFEDCNLSLVQLSNSKLHDVTFTNCKLVGVDFSQCYDFLFAVRFKGCSLDYTYFGKKNLKKTVFESCSIKEANFTDSDLTQASFLECDLARTVFQRSNLEKADFRTAYNYTLDPELNRIKKAKFSVQGALGLLAKYDIEVK; encoded by the coding sequence ATGCAAGAAACGCTGCACCAGAATAAGACCTTTGACCAGCTCAACTACACAGGCAAAGGCGTGGCCGGGCGTGAGTTCGAGGACTGCACCTTTACCAACTGCGATTTCTCCAGCACTAACCTTTCTAACAATAGCTTCTCTGATTGCCGCTTTGAAGATTGTAATTTGAGCCTTGTGCAGTTGAGCAACTCTAAACTACATGATGTCACCTTCACCAACTGCAAACTGGTGGGTGTAGATTTCAGTCAATGCTATGATTTCCTGTTTGCGGTGCGGTTCAAAGGCTGCTCCCTGGATTACACCTACTTTGGCAAAAAGAACCTTAAAAAGACCGTTTTCGAGAGTTGCAGCATCAAGGAGGCCAACTTCACTGATTCAGACCTAACCCAAGCTTCTTTCCTGGAATGCGACTTAGCCAGAACCGTGTTTCAGCGGAGCAACCTGGAGAAGGCCGACTTCAGAACAGCCTACAACTACACGTTGGACCCGGAGCTCAACCGTATCAAAAAAGCGAAGTTCTCGGTGCAGGGTGCATTAGGCTTGCTGGCCAAGTATGACATTGAGGTGAAGTAG